One Aquarana catesbeiana isolate 2022-GZ linkage group LG04, ASM4218655v1, whole genome shotgun sequence genomic region harbors:
- the LOC141141494 gene encoding transmembrane epididymal protein 1A-like, which produces MGTFIGHISPGLAFLSFALLYAVRYSWMVLNGCKVQYAPRTKTYQKFWKTLPIEAIMKLIYSFLAVLAEFFFPPGVQKLRFFRSDDPEYHFQNPSEWQHVNMYGSFFVSGILDIVSQSCLQKRYPLLEHVGLTYAFFITTLLLKFHGHGKEAVEVQVHHLLLLTVGINCAIMVFEIWQPNHRKLWFTKAWLVTVQGTWLLHAAFILYRPPTGHIWNSSDPVDLMFLTTFYSWHLTADAGLVALIFWLTSIVHRRWGSRLEKEDYQLAGDKDELAKLTAEDDEEL; this is translated from the coding sequence ATGGGCACTTTTATTGGACATATTTCTCCTGGGCTGGCATTCCTGTCTTTTGCTTTATTGTATGCTGTTCGCTACTCCTGGATGGTCCTGAATGGATGCAAGGTTCAGTATGCCCCCCGCACCAAGACTTACCAAAAGTTTTGGAAGACATTGCCTATAGAGGCCATAATGAAGCTAATTTATTCTTTCCTGGCTGTTTTGGCTGAGTTCTTCTTTCCTCCAGGAGTGCAGAAGCTGCGATTTTTCCGCTCAGATGACCCTGAGTATCACTTTCAGAACCCTAGTGAGTGGCAGCATGTCAACATGTATGGCTCCTTCTTTGTAAGTGGAATCCTGGACATAGTGAGTCAGTCCTGTCTGCAGAAGCGTTATCCACTGCTTGAGCATGTAGGACTCACTTATGCTTTCTTCATCACAACCCTCTTACTGAAGTTCCACGGTCATGGCAAGGAAGCAGTGGAAGTGCAAGTCCACCACCTGCTACTGCTCACTGTTGGCATAAATTGTGCCATAATGGTTTTTGAGATCTGGCAGCCAAACCATCGCAAACTCTGGTTTACCAAGGCATGGTTAGTGACTGTGCAAGGAACTTGGCTGCTTCATGCTGCTTTTATCTTGTACCGACCTCCAACAGGACATATTTGGAACTCATCGGACCCTGTGGACCTCATGTTTCTCACCACTTTCTACAGCTGGCATCTAACCGCTGATGCAGGGCTAGTGGCCCTTATCTTCTGGCTAACAAGTATTGTACACAGACGTTGGGGTAGCAGACTAGAAAAAGAAGACTATCAACTGGCCGGGGATAAAGACGAGTTGGCAAAACTCACTGCAGAAGATGATGAAGAATTGTAA